CAGTCCGACTGTAAGGAGGTCTCTGCCACTGACGCAGTGGAAAGTCAATTTATTAGACATTGTTTACTCCTTTAATTTATATTATCTTTTTAGATTTATTCATCAAGCAACCAAGAAAAAGCTGGGTTCTGAAAAATATGACGTTTGGGAACCGTTTGTAAATTCTGATCGCATTCATCTATTGTACCTAATTTTAAAGCACAGACTTCTGGTATATTTTCTTGAGCAGTGAAAATTTGACTATGACAGTTCTGACAGTAATAGCGTTGTTTTCCTGGAGATGAACTATAGGTAACCAACTGTTCTTTTCCATGCAATACTAGGTTTTTACTGCTAACTTTGGCATTCACTGTATAGGCAGACGCAGTTGCTTTCCGACAGAATGAGCAGTGGCAAAAAACTAATTCCGACAATTCCTCATCTAAAGTGTAGGTCACTGCTTTGCATAAACAAGATCCTTTAAGCATTATGCTCCTTTCTACTTAGGCATTAGAGGAAATTCAAAAAGAACCGAATTTCAACACCCAAGCCTTGCGACTAGGGGCGTCTGAAACGCGGTTCCACCCTAATTTATTACTTCATTGTTTTTAACAATACGACAGAAAGCGCCAGTTTCTTACCTTGTTCTACTTGGCTCCCACTACCCCAAGCTCGCTGAAGAACGCCATAAGACTTTCTTTCCTAGCTAGTATTATAGCAGATTTTCTAGCCAGTGTAAACCAAAAATGAGTCTGAAAACAAAGTTCCAGACTCATTTAATAGTAAAGCTTCAGAAAGTCCTGTTTAAGGATGTCTTTTCGCTTTTGGTTTTTTGCCATGTAAATTTCTCTTGGCTTGTTTCAATGCTGTAATGGCATCTTTGACATCTTCTTGGCTCGCTCCTGGATCTTTAAGGAGTTCCTGTGCCTCTTTAAAAGTTAAAAGATAAGCTGCTTTTTCTTTCTT
This Streptococcus oralis DNA region includes the following protein-coding sequences:
- a CDS encoding GFA family protein, which codes for MLKGSCLCKAVTYTLDEELSELVFCHCSFCRKATASAYTVNAKVSSKNLVLHGKEQLVTYSSSPGKQRYYCQNCHSQIFTAQENIPEVCALKLGTIDECDQNLQTVPKRHIFQNPAFSWLLDE